A single window of Mycobacteriales bacterium DNA harbors:
- a CDS encoding sulfite exporter TauE/SafE family protein, protein MTPETAGLLAGAGLLAGGVNALAGGGSLISFPALLAAGYPPVTANVTNTVALFPGYAGSVAGGRRELSGQGGRVAAFGVVSVVGAVLGAVLLLTTPGEVFRAVVPFLILLACALLLAQPRLARLVQRRTAGAPGERSPMLQLSVLLAAVYGAYFGAGLGVLLLGVLGIFLGDQLRRINALKNVLSLVVNAVALVAFGLFGPVAWEAVLVVATASLTGGYLGARLAGRIPSGLLRTVVVLYGAVVAVVLLAGS, encoded by the coding sequence GTGACGCCCGAGACGGCCGGCCTGCTCGCCGGCGCCGGTCTGCTCGCCGGAGGGGTCAATGCGCTCGCCGGCGGCGGATCGCTCATCTCCTTCCCCGCGCTGCTCGCGGCCGGCTATCCGCCGGTCACCGCGAACGTCACCAACACCGTCGCGCTGTTCCCCGGTTACGCCGGGAGCGTGGCGGGTGGCCGGCGGGAGCTGTCCGGGCAGGGCGGACGGGTCGCTGCCTTCGGGGTGGTCAGCGTCGTGGGGGCGGTGCTCGGCGCCGTGCTGCTGCTGACCACGCCGGGCGAGGTCTTCCGGGCCGTCGTGCCGTTCCTCATCCTGCTCGCCTGCGCGCTGCTGCTGGCCCAGCCCCGGCTGGCCCGGCTGGTGCAGCGCCGGACCGCCGGCGCACCCGGCGAGCGCTCACCGATGCTCCAGCTGAGCGTGCTGCTGGCCGCCGTCTACGGTGCCTACTTCGGGGCCGGCCTGGGCGTCCTGCTGCTCGGCGTCCTCGGCATCTTCCTGGGCGACCAGCTGCGCCGGATCAACGCGCTGAAGAACGTCCTGTCGCTGGTCGTCAACGCCGTGGCGCTGGTCGCCTTCGGCCTGTTCGGTCCGGTCGCCTGGGAGGCGGTACTCGTGGTGGCCACGGCGTCGCTGACCGGCGGCTATCTCGGCGCCCGGCTGGCCGGCCGGATTCCGTCGGGGCTCCTGCGCACCGTGGTGGTGCTCTACGGCGCCGTCGTCGCGGTGGTGCTGCTGGCCGGCAGCTGA
- a CDS encoding MFS transporter, whose protein sequence is MAARVRHRERWAVSALFFTNGALFASLLPRLPEIKSSLDLSAGQLGLALLGIGLGGLIGSLATRRLLPKARSRWAAVGSTVVLAAGLPLVGLAPSGGVLFAILVAYGVADAVTDVSMNVAGVEVQRRLGRTVLNSMHGIWSIAAVVGGVTGSGAAALGLSLVVHLGMVAAVCALVGLLAAPWVPSVSGEGARNPGAAPARFSPALVLLCALAVLAALVEAAPYSWSAVYLAEQTGADPGTAGLGFTAFVTGMVMVRLVGDKLVDRWGPVLVVRVGGLAGAVALVSALLLGGTAAGIVAFAVMGLGSAAVFPAMITAAGALPGQAVQAMNMATRVGFLAAPPLVGLVADGVGLTLALGVLIVPAALGLAIFAGAVATAR, encoded by the coding sequence TTGGCTGCACGGGTGCGGCACCGCGAGCGGTGGGCTGTCAGCGCCCTCTTCTTCACCAACGGCGCGCTGTTCGCCTCGTTGCTTCCGCGCTTGCCGGAGATCAAGTCTTCGCTCGACCTGTCAGCCGGGCAGCTGGGTCTGGCCCTGCTGGGCATCGGGCTCGGCGGGCTGATCGGGAGCCTGGCAACCAGGCGGTTGCTGCCGAAGGCGCGCAGCCGCTGGGCGGCGGTCGGCTCGACGGTCGTGCTGGCGGCGGGGCTGCCGCTGGTGGGGCTGGCCCCGTCCGGCGGGGTCCTGTTCGCGATCCTCGTCGCGTACGGCGTCGCCGACGCCGTCACCGACGTGTCGATGAACGTGGCCGGCGTCGAGGTGCAACGACGCCTGGGCCGCACCGTGCTCAACTCGATGCACGGCATCTGGAGCATCGCTGCCGTCGTCGGCGGTGTCACGGGCAGCGGGGCAGCTGCACTGGGGTTGTCGCTGGTCGTGCACCTGGGAATGGTTGCCGCGGTCTGCGCCCTGGTGGGACTCCTGGCCGCGCCTTGGGTGCCGAGCGTGAGCGGCGAGGGAGCGCGGAATCCCGGAGCGGCACCCGCCCGCTTTTCCCCGGCGCTCGTCCTGCTCTGCGCACTCGCTGTCCTGGCGGCCCTCGTGGAAGCGGCCCCGTACTCCTGGAGCGCCGTGTACCTGGCGGAGCAGACGGGGGCTGACCCGGGTACGGCCGGGCTGGGCTTCACTGCCTTCGTCACGGGAATGGTGATGGTGCGGCTCGTGGGGGACAAGCTCGTCGATCGCTGGGGCCCCGTTCTCGTCGTGCGTGTCGGTGGCCTGGCCGGTGCGGTTGCTCTGGTGAGTGCGCTGTTGCTCGGTGGGACGGCCGCGGGCATCGTCGCCTTTGCCGTGATGGGCCTGGGGTCAGCCGCCGTCTTCCCGGCGATGATCACCGCCGCCGGCGCTCTGCCTGGCCAAGCCGTCCAGGCCATGAACATGGCCACCCGGGTCGGCTTCCTGGCGGCTCCGCCGCTCGTCGGGCTCGTCGCCGACGGCGTCGGTCTCACGCTGGCCCTCGGCGTGCTCATCGTTCCTGCAGCCCTGGGGCTGGCGATCTTCGCCGGCGCCGTTGCGACCGCACGGTGA
- a CDS encoding (Fe-S)-binding protein: METHMIVRLVLGLLITVVALAVAGRRVLFLYRMIAAGQPAPGRLDDWPKRLVAQVVEVFGQARLLKWNVPGLAHFFVFWGFLILTFTIIEAFGALFDVDFHIPVIGRTRALGFLEDLFAVAVLLGLIAFAIIRLRSEPKQMGRDSRFYGSHTTAAWVVLGMIFLVVFTLFGIRAAQLNTGVSPWQATPMAPFFSYLLSLPLAPLGHTVNERIEDVMVIGQIAVVMGFLVMVTYSKHLHIFLAPINVLTKRNPGGIALGGLPPMMSNGKVLELEEADPEVDTFGVAKVEDFTWSAMLDMATCTECGRCQSQCPAWNTGKPLSPKLLIMNLRDHLFAKAPYILGTQTAPEDHVPNFQDAGTDTGHDVPEDGYARVKGTNHDQAVRPLVGTAEEGGVIDPDVLWSCTTCGACVEQCPVDIEHVDHILDMRRYQVLIESAFPSEAGVMLRNLENKGNPWGLNNSTRTEWTQGLPFEVRIVEDTIPDEVEYLFWVGCAGGLEDRAKKVTRAFAELLHTAGVEFAILGGNEACTGDPARRLGNEFVFQMLAQQNVETLNEVGAGREHHVKIVATCPHCFNTLANEYPQLGGDYEVVHHTQLLGKLVEDGHLVPVTPVDEKVTYHDPCYLGRHNRVYTPPREILDAIPGFSTVEMSRCKERGFCCGAGGARMWMEEKIGKRVNVERTDEALTTDADLISTACPFCIVMLSDAVTAKQQEGTAKEGVQVLDVSQILARSLKAPALVGADTSQGATPVEASAGASAGADQGQLAQVGGIPDATTVSDPASSGATLSEVPGDSSGMGTGTPGDAPGGASEGQGPGSPHAPEPKD, translated from the coding sequence GTGGAAACGCACATGATCGTGCGCCTGGTGCTCGGTCTGCTGATCACTGTCGTCGCCCTGGCCGTCGCCGGGCGCCGGGTGCTCTTCCTCTACCGGATGATCGCGGCCGGGCAGCCCGCACCGGGTCGGCTGGACGACTGGCCCAAGCGGCTGGTCGCCCAGGTGGTCGAGGTCTTCGGCCAGGCCCGCCTGCTGAAGTGGAACGTCCCCGGCCTGGCGCACTTCTTCGTGTTCTGGGGCTTCCTCATCCTCACGTTCACGATCATCGAGGCCTTCGGGGCCCTGTTCGACGTCGACTTCCACATCCCGGTCATCGGCAGGACCCGCGCGCTCGGCTTCCTCGAGGACTTGTTTGCCGTGGCCGTGCTGCTCGGCCTGATCGCCTTCGCGATCATCCGGCTGCGGTCCGAGCCCAAGCAGATGGGCCGCGACTCGCGCTTCTACGGCTCGCACACCACCGCCGCGTGGGTCGTGCTCGGCATGATCTTCCTGGTCGTCTTCACGCTGTTCGGGATCCGGGCCGCGCAGCTCAACACCGGCGTCTCGCCGTGGCAGGCCACTCCCATGGCCCCGTTCTTCTCCTACCTGCTGTCGCTGCCGCTCGCGCCCCTCGGCCACACGGTCAACGAGCGCATCGAGGACGTCATGGTGATCGGCCAGATCGCCGTCGTCATGGGCTTCCTGGTGATGGTCACCTACTCCAAGCACCTGCACATCTTCCTCGCGCCGATCAACGTGCTGACCAAGCGCAACCCCGGCGGCATCGCCCTCGGCGGGCTGCCGCCGATGATGAGCAACGGCAAGGTGCTCGAGCTGGAGGAGGCCGACCCCGAGGTCGACACCTTCGGCGTTGCCAAGGTCGAGGACTTCACCTGGAGCGCCATGCTCGACATGGCGACCTGCACCGAGTGCGGCCGCTGCCAGTCGCAGTGCCCGGCGTGGAACACCGGCAAGCCGCTGTCGCCGAAGCTGCTGATCATGAACCTGCGCGACCACCTGTTCGCCAAGGCGCCGTACATCCTGGGCACCCAGACGGCTCCCGAGGACCACGTCCCGAACTTCCAGGACGCCGGCACCGACACCGGGCACGACGTGCCCGAGGACGGCTACGCCCGGGTCAAGGGCACCAACCACGACCAGGCCGTACGCCCGCTCGTCGGCACCGCCGAGGAGGGCGGCGTCATCGACCCGGACGTGCTCTGGAGCTGTACGACCTGCGGCGCGTGCGTCGAGCAGTGCCCGGTCGACATCGAGCACGTGGACCACATCCTGGACATGCGCCGCTACCAGGTGCTGATCGAGTCGGCCTTCCCGTCCGAGGCCGGCGTGATGCTGCGCAACCTGGAGAACAAGGGCAACCCGTGGGGGCTCAACAACAGCACCCGCACCGAGTGGACACAGGGCCTGCCCTTCGAGGTGCGCATCGTCGAGGACACGATCCCGGACGAGGTGGAGTACCTGTTCTGGGTCGGCTGCGCCGGCGGGCTCGAGGACCGGGCGAAGAAGGTCACCCGCGCCTTCGCCGAGCTGCTGCACACCGCGGGCGTGGAGTTCGCCATTCTCGGCGGCAACGAGGCCTGCACCGGTGACCCGGCCCGCCGCCTGGGCAACGAGTTCGTCTTCCAGATGCTCGCCCAGCAGAACGTCGAGACGCTCAACGAGGTCGGCGCCGGCCGCGAGCACCACGTCAAGATCGTGGCGACCTGCCCGCACTGCTTCAACACCCTGGCCAACGAGTACCCGCAGCTCGGCGGCGACTACGAGGTGGTGCACCACACCCAGCTGCTCGGCAAGCTCGTCGAGGACGGCCATCTGGTCCCGGTCACGCCGGTCGACGAGAAGGTGACCTATCACGACCCGTGCTACCTGGGCCGGCACAACCGGGTCTACACCCCGCCGCGCGAGATCCTCGACGCCATCCCGGGCTTCTCGACCGTCGAGATGTCGCGCTGCAAGGAGCGCGGCTTCTGCTGCGGTGCCGGTGGGGCCCGGATGTGGATGGAGGAGAAGATCGGCAAGCGGGTCAACGTCGAGCGCACCGACGAGGCGCTCACCACCGACGCGGACCTGATCTCGACGGCCTGCCCGTTCTGCATCGTCATGCTGAGCGACGCCGTCACCGCCAAGCAGCAGGAGGGCACCGCCAAGGAGGGCGTGCAGGTCCTGGACGTCAGCCAGATCCTGGCCCGCTCGCTGAAGGCGCCGGCGCTGGTCGGCGCCGACACGAGCCAGGGCGCGACGCCGGTCGAGGCCTCGGCCGGCGCCAGCGCTGGTGCCGACCAGGGCCAGCTCGCCCAGGTCGGCGGCATCCCGGATGCCACGACCGTCAGCGACCCGGCGTCCTCCGGCGCGACCCTGTCCGAGGTGCCCGGCGACAGCTCCGGCATGGGCACCGGCACCCCCGGCGACGCGCCCGGCGGGGCCAGCGAGGGCCAGGGCCCGGGCAGCCCGCACGCCCCGGAGCCGAAGGACTAG
- a CDS encoding serpin family protein yields the protein MSTSTARWPPRRRATSRSGPAACTHRLHELGNALDRELRSRGSTDGVDIDIANRVWADGGLELLDDYVQTLTGHYGVALAQLDISGNPEGARAAVNAWVAEATRQKIEELFPQGSIRPDTRLVLANALHLQADWKFPFPPARTSNQPFLLADGTRVDVPTMHYDESLPSGRGLRRRDGRQPGRRSPWTGRSCS from the coding sequence CTGTCGACCTCTACCGCACGGTGGCCGCCGAGGAGGAGGGCGACCTCGCGCTCGGGCCCGGCAGCCTGCACACACCGGCTGCACGAGCTCGGCAACGCCCTCGACCGCGAGCTGCGTTCCCGGGGCAGCACCGACGGCGTCGACATCGACATCGCCAACCGCGTCTGGGCCGACGGCGGCCTGGAGCTGCTGGACGACTACGTCCAGACGCTGACCGGGCACTACGGCGTCGCGCTGGCCCAGCTCGACATCTCCGGCAACCCGGAGGGGGCACGGGCGGCCGTCAACGCGTGGGTGGCCGAGGCGACCCGGCAGAAGATCGAGGAGCTCTTCCCGCAGGGGTCGATCCGGCCCGACACCCGGCTCGTCCTCGCCAACGCCCTGCACCTCCAGGCGGACTGGAAGTTCCCGTTCCCGCCCGCACGCACCAGCAACCAGCCGTTCCTGCTGGCGGACGGCACACGGGTGGACGTACCGACGATGCACTACGACGAGTCGCTGCCGTCCGGCCGCGGCCTCCGGAGGCGCGATGGCAGGCAGCCGGGCCGACGGTCACCGTGGACCGGCCGTTCCTGTTCGTGA
- the bluB gene encoding 5,6-dimethylbenzimidazole synthase → MSSDLYDVINRRRDVRAEFTGAPVHSGVLGRVLSAAHAAPSVGLTQPWDFIVIDDVSLRQRFQRHVAHERETFSATLSDAQRDTFSRIKIEGILDASLGIVVTYDPQRGSPAVLGRHAIADAGLYSTCLAIQNLWLAATAEGMGVGWVSFYREPFLSDLLGIPVPLRPVAYLCLGPVSHLEEAPDLERHGWRRRRPLKEAIHRNQYGG, encoded by the coding sequence GTGTCCAGCGACCTCTATGACGTGATCAACCGACGCCGCGATGTCCGAGCGGAGTTCACCGGGGCACCAGTCCACAGCGGCGTCCTTGGCCGAGTGCTGTCCGCCGCGCATGCTGCGCCGAGCGTGGGACTGACGCAACCCTGGGACTTCATCGTGATCGATGACGTGTCCCTGCGGCAGCGGTTCCAGCGGCATGTGGCACACGAGCGGGAGACCTTCAGCGCCACCCTCTCGGACGCCCAGCGGGACACGTTCTCGCGGATCAAGATCGAGGGCATCCTCGACGCCAGCCTCGGGATCGTCGTCACCTACGATCCGCAGCGCGGATCGCCGGCTGTGCTCGGTCGCCATGCCATCGCCGATGCGGGCCTGTACTCGACCTGTCTCGCCATCCAGAACCTCTGGCTGGCCGCGACAGCAGAAGGAATGGGCGTCGGCTGGGTGTCCTTCTACCGGGAGCCGTTCCTCAGCGATCTTCTCGGCATCCCGGTGCCCCTTCGGCCCGTCGCGTACCTGTGCCTCGGCCCCGTCAGTCACCTCGAAGAAGCGCCTGACCTCGAACGTCACGGCTGGCGCAGGCGACGACCACTGAAGGAGGCCATCCACCGCAATCAGTACGGCGGCTGA